From the Rhodoferax mekongensis genome, one window contains:
- a CDS encoding ABC transporter ATP-binding protein: MSSTEPLVRFSGVQKTYDGEQLVVRELNLDIQRGEFLSLLGPSGSGKTTTLMMLAGFESPTAGDILLDGKQITRTPPHKRNFGMVFQNYALFPHMTVAQNVAYPLTVRKVPKDEQEKRVQKALDMVRLTGMGERLPTRLSGGQQQRVALARALVFEPQLVLMDEPLGALDKQLREHMQLELKELHRQLGVTFVYVTHDQGEALTMSDRVAVFNEGVIQQLADAQSLYEAPSNRFVAGFVGDSTVLRGTLGGTADAPCIVLGQGQTLPGINVNNAVAGAMVEACVRPERIALHVQAPAALNTVAAQVAGIVYYGDHVRLLCSMGAGQAQATVKLPLTHACALTPPAMGSTVHLEFPTPFTRIYAL, translated from the coding sequence ATGTCCTCTACTGAACCCTTGGTGCGCTTTAGCGGCGTACAAAAAACGTACGACGGCGAACAGCTGGTGGTGCGGGAGCTGAACCTCGATATCCAGCGCGGTGAATTCCTGAGCCTGCTCGGACCCTCGGGCTCGGGCAAGACCACCACCCTGATGATGCTGGCCGGGTTCGAGTCCCCCACAGCAGGCGACATCCTGCTCGACGGCAAGCAGATCACGCGCACCCCGCCGCACAAGCGCAACTTCGGCATGGTGTTCCAGAACTACGCACTGTTCCCCCACATGACGGTGGCACAGAACGTGGCCTACCCGCTCACCGTGCGCAAAGTGCCTAAAGACGAGCAAGAAAAGCGGGTGCAAAAGGCCTTGGACATGGTGCGACTGACCGGCATGGGCGAGCGCCTGCCCACCCGCCTCTCCGGCGGCCAACAGCAACGCGTGGCACTGGCCCGCGCGCTGGTGTTCGAGCCCCAACTGGTGCTCATGGACGAGCCCTTGGGCGCGCTGGACAAGCAGTTACGCGAACACATGCAGCTCGAACTCAAAGAGCTTCACCGCCAGCTGGGTGTGACCTTTGTGTATGTGACCCATGACCAGGGCGAAGCCCTGACCATGAGCGACCGGGTGGCGGTGTTCAACGAAGGTGTGATCCAGCAACTGGCGGATGCGCAAAGCCTGTACGAAGCCCCCAGCAACCGCTTTGTGGCCGGTTTTGTGGGGGACAGCACGGTGCTTCGAGGCACGTTGGGTGGCACTGCTGATGCCCCCTGCATCGTTCTGGGCCAAGGCCAGACGCTGCCCGGCATCAATGTCAATAACGCTGTTGCAGGCGCCATGGTGGAAGCATGTGTGCGGCCCGAGCGGATTGCATTGCACGTACAGGCGCCCGCTGCACTGAACACCGTCGCCGCCCAAGTGGCCGGCATTGTGTACTACGGCGACCACGTGCGCTTGCTGTGCTCAATGGGTGCCGGCCAGGCGCAAGCCACCGTGAAGCTCCCGCTCACCCACGCATGTGCCCTCACACCGCCTGCCATGGGCAGCACGGTGCACCTTGAGTTCCCGACTCCCTTTACGCGCATTTACGCGCTCTGA
- a CDS encoding ABC transporter substrate-binding protein, producing MKKSLIAAASIAACFAMNVHAQDAITVVNFGGANANAQKVAYYEPVAKEGVKVTAVEYNGEQAKIKAMVETKNVTWDVVEVESPDVARGCDEGLFEKLDYSKIAPKADLLPSAVSECGVGVFVWSTVMAYNGDKLKKAPTSWADFFDTNKIPGKRGMRKGARYNLEFALLADGVKPADVYKVLATKDGAERAFKKLTALKPNIQWWEAGAQAPQFLVAGDVVLSTVYNGRIDAANREGRNLQIYWPGGIYDLDYWVIPKGTAKKDAAYKFLNFAMKPENQAVYAQNIAYGPTNKKALAKLSAKVLGDLPTSEKNAKEALQFNTTFWADQGEALEKRFAAWATQ from the coding sequence ATGAAAAAAAGCCTGATCGCTGCTGCATCTATTGCTGCCTGCTTTGCGATGAATGTCCACGCCCAAGACGCCATTACCGTGGTGAACTTCGGTGGTGCCAATGCGAACGCCCAGAAAGTCGCCTACTACGAACCCGTAGCCAAGGAAGGTGTGAAGGTCACCGCAGTGGAATACAACGGTGAGCAAGCCAAGATCAAGGCCATGGTGGAAACCAAGAATGTGACCTGGGACGTGGTGGAAGTCGAATCCCCTGACGTAGCCCGCGGCTGCGACGAAGGCCTGTTCGAAAAGCTGGACTACAGCAAGATTGCCCCCAAAGCTGACCTGCTGCCCTCCGCTGTGAGCGAGTGTGGTGTGGGTGTGTTTGTGTGGTCCACCGTGATGGCCTACAACGGCGACAAGCTCAAAAAAGCCCCTACCAGCTGGGCAGACTTCTTTGACACCAACAAGATTCCCGGCAAGCGCGGCATGCGCAAAGGCGCCCGCTACAACCTCGAGTTCGCTTTGCTGGCCGACGGTGTGAAGCCCGCAGACGTCTACAAGGTTCTGGCCACCAAAGACGGTGCAGAACGCGCCTTCAAGAAATTGACCGCCCTCAAGCCCAACATCCAGTGGTGGGAAGCAGGCGCCCAGGCACCCCAGTTCCTGGTGGCTGGCGATGTGGTCTTGTCCACCGTGTACAACGGTCGTATTGACGCCGCCAACCGCGAAGGCCGCAACCTGCAAATCTACTGGCCCGGTGGCATTTATGACCTGGACTACTGGGTTATCCCCAAGGGCACTGCCAAGAAAGACGCCGCCTACAAGTTCCTGAACTTCGCCATGAAGCCGGAGAACCAGGCGGTGTACGCCCAGAACATCGCTTACGGCCCGACCAACAAGAAGGCTCTGGCCAAGCTCAGCGCCAAGGTCTTGGGTGACCTGCCTACTTCCGAGAAGAACGCCAAGGAAGCTTTGCAGTTCAACACCACCTTCTGGGCTGACCAAGGCGAAGCCCTGGAAAAGCGCTTTGCTGCCTGGGCCACCCAGTAA
- a CDS encoding ABC transporter permease, translating to MSMQASAIQPPGDLRAALSRAESRRKWRAFSLTLPLLVFLLLTLLVPIAALLMRAVENPEVAKALPTTVEALAGWDRTSQPQAAAYAALVQDLSHLPDTADAGALARRLNTEAPGARSLIMGAYKALPIEGDAESVRQQLLDKDARWAEPEFWQAIAKNGSRWTPDYLLASVDLKRDANGHIERMPEEQRAYSGILVRTFQISFIVTLLCLVLAYPLAYWLSTLPERKANVLMILVLVPFWTSILVRVAAWIVLLQSEGLVNGALLGIGVISEPLALLFNRTGVIISMVHILLPFMILPLYSVMKSVPPTYVRAAVSLGSAPLAAFVRVYVPQTFPGVGAGALLVFILAIGYYITPALLGGADDQMLSYYIARYTNVEVNWGMACALGALLLATTLVLYGVYRRIGKSDLALA from the coding sequence ATGTCCATGCAAGCCAGTGCCATCCAGCCCCCGGGCGATCTCCGTGCGGCACTCTCCCGTGCGGAGTCCCGCCGCAAATGGCGGGCATTCAGCCTGACACTGCCCTTGCTGGTGTTTTTGCTCCTGACCCTGCTAGTTCCCATTGCAGCTCTCCTGATGCGCGCGGTGGAAAACCCCGAAGTCGCCAAGGCCCTGCCCACCACGGTAGAAGCCTTGGCAGGCTGGGACCGCACGTCCCAACCCCAAGCTGCGGCCTACGCCGCCTTGGTTCAAGATTTATCGCACCTGCCGGACACAGCAGATGCCGGCGCTCTGGCGCGCCGCCTGAACACCGAAGCGCCCGGGGCACGCTCGCTGATCATGGGTGCCTACAAGGCCCTGCCCATCGAAGGTGATGCTGAATCCGTCCGCCAGCAGTTGCTGGACAAAGACGCCCGCTGGGCCGAGCCGGAGTTCTGGCAGGCCATTGCCAAAAACGGCTCTCGCTGGACGCCCGACTACCTGCTGGCCTCGGTGGACCTGAAGCGTGATGCCAACGGCCATATCGAACGCATGCCCGAAGAACAGCGTGCTTACAGCGGCATTCTGGTACGGACCTTCCAGATAAGCTTTATCGTGACCCTGCTGTGCCTGGTGCTGGCATACCCGCTGGCCTACTGGCTCTCCACCTTGCCGGAGCGCAAAGCCAACGTGCTGATGATTCTGGTGCTGGTGCCTTTTTGGACCTCAATCCTGGTTCGGGTGGCGGCGTGGATCGTGTTGCTGCAGTCCGAAGGACTGGTCAACGGTGCGCTGCTGGGCATCGGTGTGATCAGCGAACCATTGGCGCTCCTGTTCAACCGTACCGGCGTCATCATTTCCATGGTGCACATCCTGCTGCCCTTCATGATTTTGCCGCTATACAGCGTGATGAAGAGCGTGCCACCCACCTATGTGCGTGCTGCTGTGTCGCTGGGCAGTGCTCCGCTGGCTGCATTTGTGCGGGTTTATGTACCGCAAACCTTTCCCGGTGTGGGTGCCGGCGCACTGCTGGTGTTCATTCTGGCCATTGGCTACTACATCACGCCGGCGCTGCTGGGTGGTGCAGATGACCAGATGCTGAGCTACTACATCGCCCGCTACACCAACGTTGAAGTCAACTGGGGCATGGCCTGCGCCTTGGGTGCCCTGCTGCTGGCCACCACACTGGTGCTCTATGGCGTGTACCGCCGCATCGGGAAATCCGACCTGGCCTTGGCATAA
- a CDS encoding ABC transporter permease: MFKLPEFPLYFTLADKAGWWLLRIVCVLVLGYLLAPILAIIPLSFSSSSFLTYPIPGWSTKWYSHLFTAPEWSNAMRNSFIVAPAATVIATVLGTLAAVGLTRTEFRFKGLLMAFLIAPMVVPVIVIGVATYLYFAPLGLSDSYVGLIAVHAAMGAPFVLTTVLATLANFNHNLVRASLSLGETPFNTFMRVTLPVIAPGVISGALFAFATSFDEVVVTLFLAGAEQTTLPRQMFTGIRENISPTIAAVATLLILFTTAMLLVLEWLRGRKA; encoded by the coding sequence ATGTTCAAACTGCCCGAATTTCCCCTCTACTTCACGCTGGCCGACAAGGCCGGTTGGTGGCTGTTGCGCATTGTGTGTGTGCTGGTGCTGGGCTACTTGCTTGCGCCCATCCTGGCCATCATTCCGCTGTCGTTTTCCAGCAGCTCATTCCTGACCTACCCCATTCCCGGCTGGTCGACCAAGTGGTACAGCCACTTGTTCACCGCGCCCGAGTGGTCCAACGCCATGCGCAACAGCTTCATCGTGGCGCCCGCCGCTACGGTGATTGCGACGGTCCTGGGCACCTTGGCTGCCGTGGGCCTGACCCGCACCGAATTTCGTTTCAAGGGCCTGCTGATGGCATTCCTGATCGCCCCCATGGTGGTGCCGGTGATCGTGATCGGCGTAGCCACCTACTTGTATTTCGCCCCCTTGGGTCTGAGCGACAGCTATGTGGGCCTGATTGCCGTGCACGCTGCCATGGGTGCCCCCTTTGTGCTGACCACCGTGCTCGCCACCCTGGCCAACTTCAACCACAACCTGGTGCGCGCCTCGCTGAGCCTTGGCGAGACACCCTTCAACACCTTCATGCGGGTCACCCTGCCGGTGATTGCCCCTGGTGTGATTTCCGGCGCGCTGTTCGCCTTTGCCACCTCGTTTGACGAAGTGGTGGTGACCCTGTTCCTGGCTGGCGCCGAGCAGACCACCCTGCCGCGCCAGATGTTCACCGGCATCCGCGAAAACATCTCGCCCACGATTGCAGCGGTGGCCACCTTGTTGATCCTGTTCACCACCGCCATGCTGCTGGTGTTGGAGTGGCTGCGCGGCCGCAAAGCCTGA
- the speB gene encoding agmatinase has translation MNLNQPLSGNAMPRFGGIASMMRLPVATSAQGLDAAFIGVPLDIGTSHRPGARFGPRQIRAESCLLRPYNMATGAAPFDALQVADLGDVPINTYSLLKSVDIITAYYAEVLGHGCIPLTLGGDHTIALPILRAIAAQHGPVAMVHVDAHADVNEDMFGERIAHGTPFRRAVEEGLLDCNKVTQIGLRGTGYAADDFDWPRRQGFTLVPAHEVWHQSLAPVMKQVRQRVGNTPCYLSFDIDGIDPAYAGGTGTPEIGGLTVPQALEIIRGCRGLNIVGADLVEVSPPYDTTGNTALLGANLLYEMLCVLPGVPVR, from the coding sequence ATGAATTTGAACCAACCTCTTTCCGGCAACGCCATGCCGCGCTTCGGCGGCATCGCCAGCATGATGCGCCTGCCGGTCGCCACATCCGCCCAAGGGCTGGATGCTGCTTTCATCGGTGTTCCGCTGGACATCGGCACCAGCCACCGCCCGGGTGCGCGCTTCGGTCCGCGCCAGATCCGGGCGGAATCCTGCCTGCTGCGCCCCTACAACATGGCCACCGGCGCCGCGCCGTTTGATGCCCTTCAAGTGGCGGATCTGGGAGATGTGCCCATCAACACCTATTCGTTGTTGAAGTCTGTCGACATCATCACCGCCTATTACGCCGAGGTGCTGGGCCACGGCTGCATACCCCTTACTCTGGGCGGCGACCACACCATTGCGCTACCCATTCTGCGGGCCATTGCAGCTCAACACGGCCCGGTGGCGATGGTGCATGTGGATGCGCATGCCGACGTGAATGAAGACATGTTCGGCGAGCGGATTGCGCACGGCACCCCCTTCCGCCGCGCAGTGGAAGAGGGCCTGCTCGATTGCAACAAGGTCACCCAGATCGGCTTGCGCGGCACCGGCTACGCGGCCGATGATTTCGATTGGCCGCGCAGGCAAGGCTTTACGCTGGTACCCGCCCACGAGGTGTGGCACCAGTCCTTGGCACCCGTGATGAAGCAGGTGCGCCAGCGCGTGGGCAACACCCCTTGCTACCTGAGCTTTGACATTGACGGTATTGACCCTGCCTACGCCGGCGGTACCGGGACGCCTGAAATCGGTGGACTGACCGTGCCGCAGGCGCTGGAGATCATCCGGGGTTGCCGTGGGCTTAATATCGTTGGCGCAGACTTGGTGGAGGTATCACCGCCCTACGACACCACGGGCAATACCGCCTTGCTAGGGGCCAACCTGTTGTACGAGATGCTGTGTGTGCTGCCCGGGGTGCCGGTGCGCTGA
- a CDS encoding NAD-dependent succinate-semialdehyde dehydrogenase, with protein MSTSPLSLLKDPSLLKTDALINGQWVTGASRFAVTDPSNGQHLADVANLGAADAEAAIAAANAAWPAWKAKTAKERSIILRKWFDLLMANQEDLARIMTAEQGKPFAEAKGEIAYGASFVEWFAEEAKRVNGETLPQFDNNRRLVVIKQPIGVCAAITPWNFPLAMITRKVAPALAAGCPVIIKPAELTPLTALAAAELAIRAGIPAGVLNMITADSDQSIAVGKVICASDVVRHLSFTGSTEVGRILMAQSAPTVKKLSLELGGNAPFIVFDDADVDSAVEGALASKYRNAGQTCVCANRFYVQAGVYDQFVAKFSAKVKAMKVGNGFEDGVVQGPLIEDAAVEKVKRHVADAVAKGGKVETGGNALQGQFFEPTVVSGATADMLCAREETFGPFAPVFKFQSEQEAIDAANATEFGLASYFYSRDIGRIYRVGEALEYGMVGVNVGILATEHVPFGGVKQSGLGREGSHFGMDDYIEVKYLCLGDILK; from the coding sequence ATGTCCACATCGCCGCTTTCCCTCTTGAAAGACCCCAGCCTGCTCAAGACAGACGCACTCATCAATGGCCAGTGGGTGACTGGCGCCAGCCGCTTTGCGGTGACCGATCCGTCCAACGGCCAGCACTTGGCCGATGTGGCCAACCTCGGTGCCGCAGACGCGGAAGCCGCCATCGCCGCGGCCAACGCCGCCTGGCCTGCGTGGAAAGCCAAGACCGCCAAAGAGCGCAGCATCATCCTGCGCAAGTGGTTTGATTTGCTGATGGCCAACCAGGAAGACCTGGCCCGCATCATGACCGCCGAGCAAGGCAAGCCGTTTGCCGAGGCCAAGGGCGAGATTGCCTACGGTGCCAGCTTTGTGGAATGGTTTGCCGAAGAAGCCAAGCGCGTCAACGGCGAGACCCTGCCCCAGTTCGACAACAACCGCCGCCTGGTGGTCATCAAGCAGCCCATCGGCGTGTGCGCAGCGATCACGCCCTGGAACTTTCCGCTGGCCATGATCACGCGCAAGGTGGCGCCTGCGCTGGCAGCGGGTTGCCCGGTGATCATCAAACCTGCGGAGCTGACCCCCCTGACCGCGCTGGCCGCCGCCGAACTGGCCATCCGCGCCGGCATTCCGGCCGGTGTACTCAACATGATCACCGCCGACAGCGATCAGTCCATTGCCGTGGGCAAGGTCATTTGCGCCAGCGACGTGGTGCGCCACCTGAGCTTTACTGGCTCCACCGAAGTGGGCCGCATCCTGATGGCGCAAAGCGCGCCTACCGTCAAGAAGCTGTCGCTGGAATTGGGCGGCAACGCACCCTTCATCGTGTTCGATGACGCCGATGTGGACTCCGCAGTGGAAGGTGCTCTAGCCAGCAAGTACCGCAACGCCGGCCAGACCTGCGTGTGCGCTAACCGTTTCTATGTGCAGGCCGGCGTGTACGACCAGTTCGTGGCCAAGTTCAGCGCCAAAGTAAAGGCCATGAAGGTCGGCAACGGCTTTGAAGACGGCGTAGTGCAAGGCCCGCTGATCGAAGACGCCGCCGTGGAGAAGGTCAAACGCCACGTGGCGGACGCCGTGGCAAAAGGTGGCAAGGTGGAAACCGGCGGCAACGCCCTGCAAGGGCAGTTCTTCGAGCCCACCGTCGTATCCGGTGCTACCGCTGACATGCTGTGCGCCCGCGAAGAAACCTTCGGCCCCTTTGCCCCGGTGTTCAAATTTCAATCCGAGCAAGAAGCCATTGACGCAGCCAACGCCACCGAATTCGGCCTGGCCAGCTACTTCTACAGCCGCGACATCGGCCGAATCTACCGCGTAGGCGAGGCGCTGGAGTACGGCATGGTGGGCGTGAACGTAGGCATTCTGGCGACCGAGCACGTGCCGTTCGGCGGTGTCAAACAATCGGGCCTCGGCCGCGAAGGCTCGCACTTCGGCATGGATGACTACATCGAGGTCAAGTACCTCTGCCTGGGCGACATCCTGAAATAA
- a CDS encoding MarR family winged helix-turn-helix transcriptional regulator has translation MQHIAPSFYRPDSYRPEDSVGYLMRSILSHVAQSVEHQLAHTDLTNAQWIPLFKLYNKQASTVAELARACELDNGATTRLLDRMEAKGLVQRVRSEQDRRVVNIQLTPAGTQAAADIPQVLCEVQNTHLEGFSTEEFENLKGYLRRILDNAQRIKAANNAAADTPSTDR, from the coding sequence ATGCAACACATTGCCCCTTCGTTTTACCGCCCCGACAGTTACCGGCCGGAAGACAGCGTCGGTTACCTGATGCGCAGCATCCTCTCGCACGTGGCCCAGTCGGTGGAGCATCAGCTCGCCCACACCGACCTGACCAACGCGCAGTGGATACCGCTCTTCAAGCTGTACAACAAGCAGGCCTCGACAGTGGCCGAACTGGCCCGCGCCTGCGAGCTCGACAACGGCGCCACCACCCGCCTGCTGGACCGCATGGAGGCCAAAGGCCTGGTCCAGCGCGTGCGCTCCGAGCAAGACCGCCGGGTGGTCAACATCCAGCTCACCCCTGCCGGCACGCAAGCCGCAGCCGACATTCCCCAGGTGCTTTGCGAGGTGCAAAACACCCACCTCGAAGGTTTCAGCACTGAAGAGTTCGAGAACCTCAAGGGCTATCTGCGCCGTATTCTGGATAACGCCCAACGCATCAAGGCAGCCAACAACGCCGCTGCCGACACCCCCTCTACCGACCGCTAA
- a CDS encoding efflux transporter outer membrane subunit — translation MQDTIFSTSQALRWSRFALSAVAIASLSACANFSGIFSQAKPVAAQQAGLSTQAIPADSVALDSQWWKAYGDEQLNQLVAQALANNPNLRVAQARVQRVQAGIDNANAASAPQLNAGLDATHQLYTRNGLVPAPIAGSEREIATLQATGSWELDLFGKNRAALDAAIGQSRAAQADAQAARMLLASNVARSYFQWLRVQGQLEVAQRTLAQRQQTQQLVKDRLQAGLDTQLELQQSESALPDARFQIEALKEQEALLTNALAALTGQQNGGLALTNRAPAAINSVAAAQTKVQAVSMDLLGRRADVVAARWRVEAATRDVDNAKTLFYPNINLTAFAGFSSIGFDKLVQSSSAQWGVGPAIRLPLFEGGRLRANLKGKAADLDAAIETYNAAVADAVRDVADQLASTQSIERQQAEQKAAQRSAESAYAIAVQRYEAGLGNYLNVLNAETAVLAQRKLAVDLAARSVDTQIQLIRALGGGFTDTDTTSAAAPTSDTVVR, via the coding sequence ATGCAAGACACCATCTTCTCCACTTCACAAGCACTGCGCTGGAGCCGTTTTGCGCTTAGCGCGGTGGCCATTGCGTCTTTGAGCGCGTGTGCCAACTTCTCGGGCATCTTTTCGCAGGCCAAGCCCGTTGCTGCGCAGCAAGCCGGCTTGTCCACCCAAGCCATTCCTGCGGACAGCGTGGCACTGGACAGCCAGTGGTGGAAAGCCTACGGCGATGAGCAACTCAACCAGCTGGTCGCCCAAGCCCTGGCCAACAACCCCAACCTGCGCGTGGCCCAGGCACGTGTGCAGCGTGTGCAAGCAGGAATCGATAACGCCAATGCCGCCAGCGCGCCGCAATTGAACGCCGGGCTGGATGCCACCCACCAGCTCTACACCCGCAACGGCCTGGTGCCCGCACCGATTGCCGGCAGCGAGCGCGAGATTGCCACGCTGCAAGCCACTGGCAGCTGGGAGCTGGACCTGTTTGGCAAGAACCGCGCTGCGCTGGATGCCGCGATCGGCCAAAGCCGCGCTGCTCAAGCCGACGCCCAGGCCGCCCGCATGCTGCTGGCCAGCAATGTGGCACGCAGCTACTTCCAGTGGCTGCGGGTGCAGGGTCAGCTTGAAGTTGCTCAGCGCACCCTCGCACAGCGCCAGCAAACCCAACAACTCGTGAAAGATCGCCTGCAAGCCGGCCTGGACACCCAACTCGAGCTCCAACAAAGCGAGAGCGCCCTGCCTGATGCCCGCTTTCAGATCGAGGCCCTCAAAGAGCAGGAAGCTCTGCTCACCAACGCCCTCGCCGCCTTAACCGGACAACAAAATGGAGGCCTGGCGCTCACCAACCGTGCGCCAGCAGCTATCAATTCCGTAGCAGCTGCACAAACCAAGGTACAAGCCGTGTCCATGGACTTGTTGGGCCGGCGCGCCGACGTGGTCGCCGCCCGTTGGCGCGTCGAAGCTGCGACCCGCGATGTGGACAACGCCAAAACCCTGTTCTACCCCAACATCAACCTGACCGCATTTGCCGGTTTCTCGAGCATCGGCTTTGACAAGCTGGTGCAAAGCAGCAGCGCCCAATGGGGCGTGGGTCCGGCCATCCGCCTGCCACTGTTTGAAGGTGGCCGCCTGCGCGCCAACCTCAAAGGCAAGGCTGCGGATCTGGATGCCGCCATTGAGACCTACAACGCCGCTGTGGCGGACGCCGTGCGCGACGTTGCCGACCAGCTGGCATCCACCCAATCGATTGAACGCCAGCAGGCCGAGCAAAAAGCCGCGCAGCGATCCGCCGAAAGCGCCTACGCCATTGCCGTGCAACGCTACGAGGCAGGCTTGGGCAACTACCTGAACGTGCTCAACGCCGAGACCGCCGTGCTGGCCCAGCGCAAGTTGGCCGTGGACCTGGCGGCCCGCAGCGTAGACACCCAGATCCAGCTGATCCGCGCACTGGGTGGCGGCTTCACCGACACCGACACCACCTCGGCCGCCGCACCGACGAGCGACACCGTAGTCCGCTAA
- a CDS encoding HlyD family efflux transporter periplasmic adaptor subunit, with protein MSTSSTTTVTPTVAPSGNPARKKALTVLSIVVLLGLAYGGFEYYGARHSEETDNAYVQGNVIQITPQVGGTVTAILADDTDFVKAGQALVKLDPADAKVALDQAEANLAQAVRQVRTLYANNGTLSAQVTLRESDIARAQTDIARATDDLNRRQALAGNGAVSKEELNHAKSQLTTAQNALSAAQAGVAAAREQLSSNQTLTEGTNVESHPSVVAASAKVREAFMALHRAELPAPVDGYVAKRTVQLGQRVAAGAPLMAIIPLNQLWVDANFKEVQLRNIRIGQPVKLTADLYGKKMEYKGTVAGLGAGTGAAFSLLPAQNATGNWIKVVQRVPVRVALDAEQLAQNPLRVGLSMEATVDVTDQSGKSLADAPRTASATQTDVYTALDQQASDEVRKVIAANLGRGAKLNAHAAAKNGAGV; from the coding sequence ATGAGCACCTCTTCCACCACCACCGTTACTCCTACCGTTGCGCCATCCGGCAATCCCGCTCGCAAAAAAGCCCTGACTGTTCTCTCCATCGTCGTACTGCTGGGCTTGGCCTATGGCGGTTTTGAGTACTACGGCGCGCGCCATTCCGAAGAAACCGACAACGCCTATGTACAGGGCAACGTGATCCAGATCACCCCCCAAGTGGGCGGCACCGTCACCGCCATCCTGGCCGACGACACCGACTTCGTGAAAGCCGGCCAGGCGCTGGTGAAGCTGGACCCGGCGGATGCCAAAGTTGCGCTCGACCAAGCTGAGGCCAACCTGGCGCAAGCGGTGCGTCAAGTCCGCACCCTGTATGCCAACAACGGCACGCTGTCGGCCCAGGTCACGCTGCGTGAGTCCGACATCGCCCGCGCGCAAACCGACATTGCCCGTGCGACCGACGACCTGAACCGCCGCCAGGCACTGGCAGGCAACGGTGCCGTGTCCAAGGAAGAACTCAACCACGCCAAGTCACAACTCACCACCGCGCAGAACGCACTGTCCGCCGCCCAGGCAGGTGTGGCTGCTGCGCGTGAGCAGCTCTCCAGCAACCAGACCCTGACCGAAGGCACCAATGTGGAAAGCCACCCCAGCGTGGTTGCCGCATCCGCCAAAGTGCGCGAGGCCTTTATGGCGCTGCACCGCGCTGAGCTGCCCGCGCCCGTGGACGGCTACGTAGCCAAGCGCACCGTACAGCTGGGCCAGCGCGTCGCCGCCGGTGCCCCGCTGATGGCCATCATCCCCCTCAACCAACTCTGGGTGGATGCCAACTTCAAGGAAGTGCAGCTGCGCAACATCCGCATCGGCCAGCCGGTCAAGCTCACCGCTGATCTCTACGGCAAAAAGATGGAATACAAAGGCACGGTGGCTGGTTTGGGTGCCGGCACGGGCGCCGCCTTCTCCCTGTTGCCCGCCCAGAACGCCACCGGCAACTGGATCAAGGTCGTGCAGCGCGTGCCGGTGCGTGTGGCGCTGGATGCCGAGCAACTCGCCCAGAACCCACTGCGCGTGGGCCTGTCCATGGAAGCCACAGTGGACGTGACAGACCAAAGCGGCAAGTCATTGGCTGATGCACCCCGCACGGCTTCTGCGACTCAAACCGATGTGTACACCGCGCTCGACCAGCAGGCCAGCGACGAAGTGCGCAAGGTGATCGCTGCCAACCTCGGCCGCGGTGCCAAGCTCAATGCCCACGCTGCCGCCAAAAACGGCGCTGGTGTGTAA